The Budorcas taxicolor isolate Tak-1 chromosome 16, Takin1.1, whole genome shotgun sequence genome includes the window CCTAACTGTGCAAGGGGCAGGTGTCTGCCCCTGGGACTCTGCCCCTGGCAGGTACTGAGCTCTGCGTGAACGTCAGCTGAATGCATAAGCGAACAGAACACCCCACACCCCCCGCAGGCAAGTGCTCTGAGTGGAAGGAGACTGGGTCGCCAGGGAAAAGAGGTGGACAGTGACCCGGAACCACAGAGCCCAGCGTCTTTATTTAGCCCCTTGGTGCAAACACAGCACATACACCCACGCGGCCTGCATGCCACGGAGCGCAGGATGAGGGGAAGCAGTCCCCTCCCGACCTGGGAAAGGAAAAGGCCACACTGCAGGCTGGGGGCTGCGGGCTGGGAGCCTTGGGTCCTCCAGTAAGGAAGCCAGGGGGCAGCACGGACCACACGACCTCCCCCGCCACCCCACCCTGGGCTGGGTGCAAGCTCACCCTCTGGGTGTCCCTGGGAGGCGGGCTGGCAAGCTCCCAAAGAGACGCTGGTGTCTGGGGCCATCTCCTGGAGAGTCCAGGCGAGGCCCGCCCATCAAAGCAGGCTTGCCTTCTGGGCTGCGCCAGTGGCCCCCGGGTTTACAGATCAGGGCCGCAGTGGCCGGGTACACACCGGAACCTGGGCTTAGACCTGTTCCCGCGCGGGGCTGAGGCCAAGCCGGAGCCCGACTCCAGGGTGGCCTCTCTCGTGCCCCGTGTCCGCCGGCTGTAAGGGCCAGGGCCGGGGCCGGGGTGGCGCTGGCGCGGGGAGGATGCGGCGGACGCCGTAGCGTCGGTCGGCGGGGACCCCGGGGACCCGGAGCCCCCCCCCGAGCCCGGGCGGCCGCAGCCGGCTCAGAGGCTGCACTCCTCCGACTCGCCGCAGGAGGGCTCGGCCGGGCCGGGCGCCAGGGGGGGCGCCGCCCGGGGCTCGCGGGGCGCGGCGCCGGCGGGGGCGGCGCTCAGCAGCTCCTGCAGGTGCCTGATGTAGCGGATGGCGGCGCGCAGCGTCTCCACCTTGCTGAGCCGCTTCTCGGCCAGGGCGCCGGGCAGGTGGCCGCGGAGGCGCGCGTAGCCCTCGTTGACGCAGCGGACGCGCTGGCGCTCGCGCTCGTTGCGCTTCTGGATGAAGGCGGGCTCGAAGGGGTAGGCGCAGGCGCCCGGGGCGCCAGGGCAGGGCGCGCCCGGGAAGGCGGCCGCGTACGCGTCGCAGTAGGGCGGCCCCGCGGCGCGCGGGTAGAGCAGGAAGGGCACGGTGCCCAGGGGCTCGGCGCCGGCCGGGGGCGCCGGCCGCGGAGGGGGCCCGATGCCCAGAGGCAAGCACCCGGGGGCCGCCGCGGGCCGGCGGGCCGCCAGAGCCCGGCAGAAGTCGTCGTTCATGGTGCCGTGCGGAGCCGCACCGAGCGAGCCCCGAGTCGCCCCGGCTCGGGTCTGCGCGCCCTACGCGCGGGGCGAGTCACATCGCCGGCCGCGGCTCGGGGCGCACGGACTGGCCAGCGCTTCTTTCTGCTCTCGGGGGAAGCTGCGAGGTCCCCCTAAGGCGCGCCATCGCGGCGGACTGGGCGGCCGCGCAGAGGCGGGATCCCGGGCCGGGCGCGGGCCTTCCAGGGGAGCAGCCCTGTGGCTCCGGCGGCCCTGCGCTGGGCTCTTGGTCCTCGCCGCCCTCGGGGACCGTGGCCTGCTGCCTGGAGTGCGCCGTGCCGCAGAGGCTCCCGGGGAACCGTCTCTAAAGAGGAGAGTGGACATGTCAGTTAGAAAAGGGCTTTATTTGGGGGCTCTTTTGcgccccccctcacccccacgaCCCTCCAGAGCAATTGTAAGCATCAGGGGCGGAGGCGGTGGGCTGCTGAAGACACTTGCGGAGCAGGGTTTGGACCCCCGTTCACCCTTTCTTGCTGGGGTGACCTCTCTGAGCCACGGTTTCCAGTAGGGAGAGATTTAAAGCATCCTTCCCAGGAGAATAACTCTGTATAAGGACCaagtaggaaaagaaatacacCCGAAGACACCTCCTCCAGGGCCTGCCTTATAAAAGTGCCCGGCGATGTCCTCTCCGTTGAGAGTGAGGGGCCTGGTCACTCCCACCTGCGGGGCCTCACACCTGGAGGCCCCCAGCCTGGGGGAGCGttggggagctgggggagggggagaaggggggcATGAGCCGGCTCTGGCCCCCTGGGTTTGTCCCTCCTGCCTCCGAGTGCGCAGAGCCTATCAGCCCAGTCTGCACAGGTAAGTGCTTGTTGAATAACTGACAGGGTGGATGAGACAGGAAGCTGGGCTGGTCGCAGGACTAAGTTACACACAGCCTTTCCCAGACTCTGGGGTGCTGTTGCTTTAGAAATGATTGGCCTGGGCTGCATTTAGGGGCTGCCACCCCCTCCCTAGCCCCCTCACCCTCTCTGTCATCACTGACCCGCCCTCTCCCTGTGTGTCTGCGTGCCCCACCGGTACCCTCTGCCCCGTCACATGCTCTGTTATTGTGCCCTACCCACTGCAGACCTCAGGGTCCCACCACCCCCGGGGGCAGTGATGGGGCAGCAGGGGCCAGAAGCTGGGCCAGGCCTTCTGTGTGACAGAGGGCTGGCTCTGTCCCCAGCCGGGGACGCGGCTCAGACCCCCGAGAGGCCCCCGCACCTTCTCATcactccctcctccagctcccaggCTGGGCCCGGCTAGCTCCGCTCTCTGCAGAGGGTCTCTAAGCACCTGCTCTCGAAAGAGCGTATGAGGCTTCGGGACAAAACCACATACCCCTTCCCCGCTCCATGGCCTCCCAGGGACCCCCTTGGGAGAGAAGTTTCCAAGGGATGGTTCCAGACAGTCTCTTCCAAGCAGCCCCTTCGCTCCATCAGGACCAGTCTCCCCTGACACTCCGCCTGCTCCTGACCTCACCCCTCGGCTGACACAGACCCGGCCGGTCGTGGCCCCTTCGCTTCCCAGTCCTGCTTGTGCTGACTGTCTGAATTCTCCAGCCCCTGACACGGGCGTTCGAGGCTGTGCGCTCTGAGTCTTCAGCCAGACAGTAAGCTGCCAGAGGGCAGGGACTCTCTCACTCTTAGCTAGTGCCCCTTGGTCCCTTGCCAGTGCTGGCATGGAAGGGGTGCTCAGAATTATTTGCGATCAGTCCTCTTGTTTTATGAAAATACGAGATCCAGGCTGTCCTCTCCCATGTGACCCCTGCCTATCCAAATTCAACTTATTTGAATATAATTTGGTAGAGATCAGAAATTTATTTACATctacatgcgaagagttgactcattggaaaagactctgatgctgggagggattgggggcaggaggagaaggggacgacagaggatgagatggctggatggcatcactgactcgaaggacatgagtctgagtgaactccgggagttggtgatggacagggaggcctggtgcgctccagtccatgcggtcgcaaagagctggacacgactgagagactgaacggaCCGACTGATAACGTGGCAGTGAGCTCAGGTGAGGCCACGGCTGCAGGTGAACTGTGATATGTTTTCCTCTGTGGAATGCTCTACCCTGGCGAGGAGCAGAAGGATGTAGGATGTAGGTTATCCTCAAGAGGGCGTCTGTGCATGGGACTGCCCTGGGAGCTGGGATGGAGCCGTGCACAAAACACGTAGTGAAATAGTAACAATAACAGCTGCCATTATTACCCTCGATGTGTACGGCTTCCCGCTGAGTGCTCTAAGTGAAGTGTCACTTTTACTCCTACGCCAGTCTTCTGAGGTggtggtccagttgctaagtcctgtgtCCCACTCTCACAACCTCAAGGACCgtggccctccaggcccctctgtccatgggattctccaggcaagaatactggagtggttgcctttctcttctctaggggatcttccccacccagggatggagctcaggtctcctgcattgcaggcagatgctttactgactgagccaccagggacggtCATTTCATCCGGTTCAGAGGTGAGCAAGCCGAGGCTCATACAGGTgaagtgacttacccaaggttCCACAGTCAGGGATCTCGTGAACGGTCACCCCTATccgtctccccccaccccagctccccctCGATTTCTCCTAGAGTTTCCCATTGCAATCAAAAGTTCAGAAGGGTGGTGCTGACCTAACACGGGCCTCTTACTAATCTGTGCTTCCTGTTGCAGGGGCTGTTCTACTGAAGGTTCAGGTGAGGGCGCTGTTTGAGCTCCTGCCAGGTCAGAGTGGTGCCAGAGGCCCCCCGGGTGGTCCTGGGAAGATAATGCCCCTTGAGGATGCTCTAAGGAGGATGGTACCTGGAGCCGTACCCCCGGGAACCTGGCGAGGAGGCCCCTGCCTGAGCTTAAGAACTCCAGAACGCAGCTCCTCCTCCATCCTCAGAACCCCAGCGGGATCTGACCGGCGGCTGGGGACCAGTCCTTGGCCTCTGCTCCCCGACTGGGCAGGACCAGTGTCAACAGCGACACCGTGTGGCAGTGAGGAGCAATAGCAGCTGcagtttgctgaaattcaagGTCAGGAACCCACTAGGACTGCCGCGACCTGAGTTCCCCAGGGCTTTTGGAAAATTCAGCTTAAGGGAGGATCCCCGAGAAGAACCACGAGGTTTTCCATTAACCTCCCAGAGAGGGTGGGTCAGCTCACATCAGTTACCTGTTCATtacatacagatacagaaaagATGGATCATTAAACACATTTTGGATTTTGAACAAAAAAGCTGCAGATTGTGTCAGTATGAATCAACTTACTAGCTAAGAGCATGCTTCTGAAATAGTGTGTGTGGGGCTGTCCCCGCCCACGAGGCGCTGGTGGCTAGGGCTTGAAGCCACACTCTGCACCCCTCTAGGGACCTGGCTCCTCACGGGCAGGGCTCCTTGGGGTCCTGGGCTCCAGTGGGGTCTCCTGGGCTCCCTTCCTGCATCCCCACTGCTCGCAATTCTGCAGCAGGTGCATTTGCCTCCCCCATTAGCTTCTTGTCTGCATCCTGCCAGAGGCTctcactgcccacccccaccccccgcccacggCGCATCGTCTCAGCTCCTTGTTGACGGCTTCCGGAGCATGGCCTGCCCACCCGGGTCCTCCCTCTCCGAGGCGTCCACTGttgcctggcccccacccccttcccccagccctctGCTCTTACTTTCCTGTAAGGAAGCAAAGGACTTGGAGAGACAGCATGCGTGGGCTTTGCCTCCAGCGAAGGTGTCTGCCGAGGGCTCTCCCCAGAGTGCTCCGCGGTCAGACACTTTGAGAAATGAGCCCCTTCATCCTGTCCTGGAGACGCGTCCCAGAGAAAGGCCGGCGGTGGAGAGCTGCTTGCCTTTAACCCAGAGACCCCCAGTGGGCCTCTCAAACCCCCAGTGGGCCTTCACCAGGCTCTGTTCAGGGTGATACATGAGGACCTTCTTAGTGTCCTGGAGGCCGCTAGAGAGCCCTCTGCTTGGAGCCCCTCCTGACATGGCCCCCGGACTCAGGCTATAAACGGTAAGTGAGAGAACTCGCCTTCGCTTCATCTTTGACACGCACAGTACCTGCTGCAGAGGTGTTTGCTGGTCGTCATGGGTAGCCCTGGGGAGGGATGACCCATCATGATCAAGCCAGGGGGCTGTGAGCTTTGAGTGGGCTGGGCCGTCTCCAGGGTAGATAACAGTTTCACCTTTCCAGCCTCTCTCACTGTCTGTGCCTGTCTGTGCCGGGACTGGAGCCAGAGGTGGGGGACTGAGGCCAGAAGTGGGCTGAGTGTGTCACTTCAGACCCAGAGCGGGCCCAGAAGTGGGCTTTGGAGGGGGCGAGTCTCCGACCCCTCTGCCTCTCCGTCCTCTCAGGGGTTCCTACAGCAGATCATGCTTGATGGAGTGTGTTGGCACCTGCATGAAG containing:
- the ASCL5 gene encoding achaete-scute homolog 5 is translated as MNDDFCRALAARRPAAAPGCLPLGIGPPPRPAPPAGAEPLGTVPFLLYPRAAGPPYCDAYAAAFPGAPCPGAPGACAYPFEPAFIQKRNERERQRVRCVNEGYARLRGHLPGALAEKRLSKVETLRAAIRYIRHLQELLSAAPAGAAPREPRAAPPLAPGPAEPSCGESEECSL